In Bactrocera oleae isolate idBacOlea1 chromosome 3, idBacOlea1, whole genome shotgun sequence, a genomic segment contains:
- the Ncoa6 gene encoding streptococcal hemagglutinin isoform X1: MQLKQQIESCVRITVQIPKDAAQRLRQMAAEGNPALHALGIMSVQLDGDSVISIKLPGQEINLKTIDNDEEGLSSDTGETVGDFTQLLDTGGSVGCLSDQFRSGTLLQSQMQCRIPAQNTNLTNKGVLTSSQLQQNQLVQERRNMLLGGPSTSNAAQAILQKQQHQNQNPNPNLQRQLIQGQPLFKPPNTVCPMDGKVPVPPIPSNLNSGSNNRDYPFVSMRQARVLQGRENALNNSLVNSNQVFSTSGSQSLQMPQNGQIERTSGLVSCPNVPLKVIKNSSNVDLLPSTTVLAGNKLQFLQPPPPPYPGIGTVTSNVTNKPLAQINKTVQNYLQKGMGGPPVTTFPVTNSTTNNNNIAISSPLLVNLLQNDGNTTTNQVKLSPQTSLAQQQTSPLQSTSQQQLNQSQHQQLLSSPMRTQSTPNDTVLDHKQVQQQQQTQLLHSENTLMGTTSAMGVSLSTGVNTSMHLHQQQPQTILTSPVSNLFGHHQIQSNFQAQHISSQQNHFLRQQRQQQLQAAVVSIPGTPSQRLMQQQSFQQSQIIHNNQASMQNGDGGIMLTNLHHLQSPNVRQARSVGVLTGHVAVQQKSQQTLQFLSSGSMSPAASHSPASSHHSMHSPLMGSHQQQMLSPSTTPVQSPHPHTPHAHKHISQQQSHQLQLQQQHNQLQHQTAMILPPALSPPSKSVNIHHNSQVPLASSLSSARSSTGSSASLTNTIPPPPDYNQTASATTGWPVSNKMMDSETKSSFQEFARYQMQYNLQQQQMNTNHQSQSNKEDLQKQQFNNHSSSQVGNTIGRLVGESSMDNVAPNALSDPLITLSDFEALTTNDLDALLPTLNCDLDSTLSLDDKNELESLLQDAKDLDLDLIEENLSAVGVDIDETAAAASSLLNAEAGHVPLGVNPMHFEQNGQISQNIQNHMVDGTIVATKQNQLQVQLNNILSRDQVMQNRYKPEDNVFMQNNQSNQKLQLPHNTYSPSIQPAQHSNFQEEPALHRSNARDGAEDFSIQKQFLINPLTGEMEPMQSDDSETEAEQETQQTNSMSKISRAVSSLIESFSCNQSIEGLPNSLLNDSNLCGTSVSKPSDSEQNNRIIPGVGSDTERSPDSLLFNKSNRSIKQAQRDGTHVLNKSVISLNNVTDFCTIKSPNAIFTTGTTSSATLKKKSKSTTLREKQQNNLKEKKQDANTTSGVTKLKRTKANAKSKTVTALPSSNTIPSTTLSESASILATQRTSAVCINNEKIKLRLKLEKKEPVSPAYKVDISFVPSPPLSASETPVSSTLNVPTKSNNSVLLNKNINQNTTVLSVSSQQLQNPQDNSSVVQHQTIDFTNFKPPQIAVNVTPNCSTDEPRVPPLHISLRGGKNSIVIKSSRKDRKKPQSLPNTSSVVSSEDGEDVGSKHIPNKQSQMSDVCTEIRTQEKMQHLYISPNPTSSVFNCSGSGNNSVTLMTSARLPTFPISSDDLSSSATSTTTPSFLGNKNGLTISAIKSLDTKSGSSLNDNKNIIIGSTNVGTLPFPPQLMHQSQYQKHTSHQLSQTCKDPSSLPGTITNTLSNNNILTCSSDNSVNIPNRVINTMNLKTPATITPIGMGGGKPLTKNHKPPSYITAVHQLQLQKHQQKQLQKQAKFGALNESQSAQETIVAVATMLPSATTLKRVTIPKSSVEQDDLVDKSESVTFKAESIVKTEVKISHSNLPTTKNQSHEAVQGESVPVIQIPVTNGTVSVNNVVVSGHQGNAVGTSPPALINVTLRNSPASNGSGTPGHGNGNGTGEDSGIESMDALSEKSPHQQSSSSPTQQQINSGSVGSTSNEKSAATSSDGKNSLKNNISKEKVDHTKNINEKNKLELNLKPQRKDNLLDYTDDEIEKALARMEGFHEDYLEVNSNASTIVSTVEQMPSESIVITKNAISPSKIKGTINGALLEHITETSTDNNENELSEQIIESLTPKEKNSSQYTERNIVLDDKYKSEISVEKPICSRKLNVKASENLSIDDGGKTIFEGKKQGDESNIYSQRSDSIYPPISIEIPTQSETECNRIRTRASSRLESPVDINKSSPTSNESNANSSVVTGIKQLNTTRASSIGSVSPQLSVTISGSETQFGVGNKRKRQESDTSANNSQLNECTEQKRLRTGSISSATSNVAVDDNVRNMNDLSSANDVQDVSKISCSRKCEESSDSDEPLIEVAEKVRNSKAGNVANFNNTEAAIQATLVNLAASGKMEFCNTSSLDKNTRNSRTIIHPSKTSFAVNTIGNVQSESSPISQIKCATSSLTIGSIKNSNGTTNTSASGDSNTNDNNVSTGISAITNLHYTRGNTNSNPAFAGGERINNNNNISEEKIGTRRSVRTNAGIHKNVYGRSSSSVVPSTTLSAQNTDQAKAILSKTVGVHTSENMSIVEARRKTRSAVIGEAQLTEGRRRRNSRDYK; encoded by the exons cAGATTGAATCTTGCGTGCGGATAACAGTGCAAATCCCGAAGGATGCGGCTCAACGGTTACGCCAGATGGCAGCGGAGGGCAATCCAGCCCTCCATGCTCTTGGTATTATGTCTGTGCAGTTGGATGGCGATTCTGTGATATCCATAAAATTACCCGGACAGGAGATCAATTTAAAAACTATAG aTAATGACGAGGAAGGTTTATCGAGCGACACGGGTGAGACGGTGGGCGATTTTACACAACTGTTGGATACTGGGGGGAGTGTCGGGTGTCTTAGCGATCAGTTTAGAAGTGGAACACTTTTGCAATCACAAATGCAATGTCGCATCCCTGCACAAAACACCAACCTTACTAATAAAGGAGTACTTACGTCATCACAATTACAGCAAAATCAGCTGGTACAGGAAAGGCGTAATATGCTGCTTGGGGGTCCAAGTACAAGCAATGCAGCGCAAGctattctacaaaaacaacaacatcaaaacCAAAACCCAAACCCAAACCTGCAGCGACAGTTAATTCAAGGCCAACCACTCTTCAAACCGCCAAACACAGTTTGTCCTATGGATGGAAAAGTTCCAGTACCACCAATACCTTCAAATTTAAATAGCGGTTCAAATAATAGGGATTATCCATTTGTTAGTATGAGACAAGCTCGTGTTTTACAAGGTCGGGAAAATGCACTGAATAATAGTCTAGTAAATTCTAATCAAGTATTTTCAACAAGTGGTTCACAATCTTTACAAATGCCGCAAAATGGACAAATAGAACGTACAAGTGGTTTGGTATCGTGTCCCAATGTACcgttaaaagttataaaaaattcttCCAATGTGGATCTTTTGCCTTCAACTACTGTTTTAGCTGGTAATAAACTACAGTTTTTGCAACCTCCACCACCCCCGTATCCAGGTATAGGGACAGTAACATCAAACGTTACAAACAAACCTCTcgctcaaataaacaaaacagtTCAAAACTATTTACAAAAAGGTATGGGAGGTCCACCAGTGACGACTTTTCCAGTAACTAATTCTACgaccaataataataatattgcaatTTCCTCACCGCTGCTTgtgaatttattacaaaatgatGGAAATACGACGACAAATCAAGTAAAATTGTCGCCACAAACTTCATTGGCGCAACAGCAAACATCGCCGTTACAATCCACGAGTCAGCAACAGTTAAATCAAAGCCAACATCAACAGTTATTGAGTTCACCAATGCGAACGCAATCAACACCTAACGACACAGTACTAGACCACAAACaagttcaacaacaacaacagacacAATTGTTACATTCGGAAAATACTTTGATGGGTACAACTTCAGCAATGGGTGTGTCTTTATCGACCGGCGTTAATACGAGCATGCACTTACATCAACAACAACCGCAAACAATCTTGACAAGCCCTGTAAGCAATTTGTTTGGGCATCACCAAATTCAATCTAACTTTCAGGCGCAGCATATTTCATCTCAACAAAACCATTTTTTGCGacaacaacgccaacaacaGTTGCAGGCAGCTGTTGTTTCGATTCCAGGTACTCCTTCGCAACGTTTAATGCAACAACAATCGTTCCAGCAATCtcaaataatacataataatcAGGCATCTATGCAAAATGGTGATGGTGGAATAATGTTAACTAATTTGCATCATCTGCAATCACCAAATGTACGGCAAGCGCGTTCCGTAGGTGTATTGACAGGACACGTTGCTGTGCAGCAAAAATCGCAACAAACACTTCAGTTTCTTTCTTCCGGTAGTATGTCACCTGCAGCGTCGCATTCACCTGCCTCTAGCCACCATTCAATGCATAGTCCGTTAATGGGCTCACACCAACAGCAAATGTTGTCGCCCTCTACAACGCCAGTGCAATCTCCACACCCGCATACGCCACATGCACATAAGCATATTAGTCAACAGCAATCGCATCAGTTGCAACTACAGCAGCAACATAATCAATTACAACATCAGACGGCGATGATTTTACCCCCAGCATTATCGCCGCCATCTAAAAGTGTTAATATTCATCACAACTCACAAGTACCTTTAGCATCATCTTTATCCTCAGCGAGATCCAGTACTGGTAGCAGTGCCtctttgacaaatacaataCCTCCACCACCTGATTATAATCAGACAGCTAGTGCGACAACAGGCTGGCCTGTAAGTAACAAAATGATGGATTCTGAAACTAAGAGTAGTTTCCAGGAGTTTGCTCGTTACCAAATGCAATACAacttacagcaacaacaaatgaataCTAATCATCAATCGCAGTCAAATAAGGAAGATTTGCAAAAACAGCAATTTAACAATCATTCATCCAGTCAGGTAGGGAATACAATTGGAAGATTGGTGGGAGAATCTTCGATGGATAATGTTGCACCTAATGCATTATCAGATCCTTTAATAACTCTATCAGATTTTGAAGCTTTAACAACAAATGATCTTGATGCTTTGCTACCAACATTAAACTGTGATTTGGATTCAACTCTTAGTTTGGATGATAAAAATGAATTGGAATCACTTTTGCAAGATGCGAAAGATCTAGACTTGgatctaattgaggaaaatttaTCTGCTGTAGGAGTAGATATTGATGAGACAGCGGCTGCAGCATCATCGCTTTTAAATGCAGAAGCCGGACACGTCCCACTTGGCGTTAATCCAATGCACTTTGAACAAAATGGGCAAATATCACAAAACATACAAAATCATATGGTTGATGGCACCATAGTGGCCACTAAACAAAATCAGTTGCAAGTGCaactaaataatattctatCACGGGATCAAGTTATGCAAAATCGATATAAACCGGAAGACAATGTGTTTATGCAAAATAATCAATCTAATCAGAAATTGCAGCTACCCCATAATACATATTCCCCTTCTATACAACCTGCGCAACATTCAAATTTTCAAGAGGAGCCTGCGCTTCACCGAAGTAACGCAAGGGATGGAGCGGAGGACTTCTCTATTCAGaagcaatttttaataaatcctCTGACCGGTGAAATGGAACCAATGCAAAGTGATGACAGTGAAACAGAGGCAGAACAGGAAACTCAGCAAACTAATTCTATGTCAAAAATATCTCGTGCAGTGTCGTCATTAATTGAAAGTTTTAGTTGTAATCAATCTATCGAAGGTTTACCCAATTCTCTGTTGAATGATTCAAATTTATGTGGAACCTCTGTGTCAAAACCTTCAGACAGTGAACAAAATAACCGAATCATACCTGGAGTAGGAAGTGATACAGAACGCTCACCTGATTCGTTACTTTTCAACAAATCGAATCGAAGCATTAAACAAGCTCAACGAGATGGCACTCATGTGCTCAACAAATCAGTTATTTCTCTTAACAATGTTACTGACTTTTGTACGATTAAATCACCGAATGCAATTTTTACCACTGGAACGACATCGTCGgctactcttaaaaaaaaatcaaagtcaACAACGCTACGAGAAAAGCAACAGAATAACTTAAAGGAAAAAAAGCAAGATGCAAACACCACTTCTGGAGTGACAAAACTTAAAAGAACAAAAGCAAATGCCAAATCGAAGACGGTTACTGCATTGCCATCTAGTAATACAATACCTTCTACTACGTTATCGGAATCTGCATCCATATTGGCAACTCAACGAACATCAGCAGTGTGTATTAAtaatgagaaaataaaattacgctTAAAATTGGAAAAGAAGGAACCGGTATCTCCTGCCTATAAAGTAGATATTTCATTTGTACCTTCACCACCACTTTCAGCATCGGAAACGCCAGTGTCGAGCACGTTAAACGTACCAACTAAAAGTAATAATAGTGTTCTACTTAACAAGAATATAAACCAAAATACCACAGTTTTATCGGTTTCTTCTCAACAGCTACAGAATCCGCAAGATAATTCTTCTGTTGTACAACACCAAACGAttgatttcacaaattttaagcCTCCGCAAATAGCTGTAAATGTTACTCCGAATTGTTCAACTGATGAACCACGAGTACCCCCATTACACATCAGTTTAAGGGGTGGCAAAAATTCAATTGTGATTAAAAGTAGTCGAAAAGACCGTAAGAAACCACAGAGTTTGCCAAATACGTCGTCAGTTGTATCGAGTGAAGATGGTGAAGATGTTGGTTCTAAgcatatacctaataaacaGTCACAAATGTCAGATGTGTGTACAGAGATTAGGACTCAAGAGAAAATGCAGCATTTGTATATTTCCCCAAACCCTACATCATCAGTCTTTAACTGTAGTGGAAGCGGCAACAATTCCGTCACACTAATGACATCAGCACGTTTACCAACATTCCCGATTTCGAGTGATGATCTTTCATCGTCAGCAACGTCAACGACAACGCCTTCCTTCTTGGGTAACAAGAATGGACTCACAATAAGTGCAATTAAATCGCTTGATACAAAGAGCGGTAGTAGCTTAaatgacaataaaaatataataattggtTCGACTAATGTAGGTACATTACCGTTTCCACCACAATTGATGCATCAATCACAATATCAAAAACATACGTCCCATCAACTGTCACAAACTTGTAAAGATCCATCAAGCTTACCTGGTACCATAACTAATACGTTATctaacaataatatattaacTTGCTCCAGTgataattctgtaaatataccAAATCGTGTGATAAATACAATGAATTTAAAGACACCAGCCACAATTACACCTATTGGTATGGGTGGAGGTAAACCACTGACAAAAAATCACAAACCACCGTCTTACATAACAGCTGTTCATCAACTTCAACTTCAAAAGCATCAACAAAAACAGTTGCAGAAGCAAGCGAAATTTGGAGCTCTTAATGAAAGTCAATCAGCACAGGAAACAATTGTAGCAGTAGCAACTATGCTGCCAAGTGCAACAACCCTAAAACGAGTTACAATACCAAAATCTTCAGTAGAACAAGATGATCTAGTTGATAAATCAGAAAGTGTTACTTTTAAAGCTGAAAGCATTGTGAAAACAGAAGTCAAAATATCTCATTCAAATTTACCAACAACCAAGAACCAATCGCATGAAGCTGTGCAAGGTGAATCTGTTCCAGTTATTCAAATACCTGTAACCAATGGAACCGTAAGTGTAAATAACGTTGTTGTATCAGGTCATCAAGGAAATGCAGTTGGTACTTCACCACCTGCTCTAATTAATGTAACGCTTCGTAACTCGCCGGCAAGTAACGGAAGTGGTACCCCTGGTCATGGTAATGGAAATGGAACAGGCGAGGATAGTGGTATTGAGTCTATGGATGCGTTATCAGAAAAAAGTCCTCATCAACAATCGTCTAGTAGTCCAACTCAACAGCAGATAAACAGCGGTAGTGTTGGGAGTACAAGCAATGAAAAATCAGCAGCAACATCTAGTGACGgaaaaaattctttgaaaaaCAATATATCGAAAGAAAAAGTAGATCAtaccaaaaatataaatgagaaaaataaactCGAATTAAACTTAAAACCACAAAGAAAAGATAATTTGTTGGATTATACAGATGACGAAATTGAAAAGGCTTTGGCCAGAATGGAAGGATTTCATGAAGATTATTTGGAAGTTAACTCAAATGCATCAACTATTGTTAGCACAGTTGAACAAATGCCTTCTGAATCAATTGTAATCACAAAAAACGCGATATCTCCTTCCAAAATCAAAGGTACAATAAATGGAGCGTTATTAGAACATATTACCGAAACTTCAACagataataatgaaaatgaattaTCGGAACAAATAATTGAATCCCTTACCCCTAAAGAAAAGAACTCTTCACAATATACAGAAAGAAATATTGTATTAGATGATAAATATAAATCGGAGATTAGTGTAGAAAAACCAATTTGTTCCAGGAAACTTAATGTGAAGGCCAGTGAAAACCTGTCAATAGATGATGGAGGCAAGACAATATTTGAAGGTAAAAAACAAGGGGATgaatcaaatatttattcacaACGTTCGGATTCTATTTACCCTCCTATATCTATTGAAATTCCAACGCAAAGCGAAACGGAATGTAATCGAATTCGCACTCGTGCTAGTAGTCGATTGGAAAGTCCCGTGGATATAAATAAATCAAGTCCAACATCGAATGAATCAAATGCAAATTCTTCTGTAGTCACTGGCATCAAACAACTTAATACAACGCGAGCGTCTTCAATTGGTAGTGTCAGCCCACAATTAAGTGTGACAATTTCTGGTAGTGAAACTCAGTTTGGTGTAGGGAATAAGCGTAAGCGTCAAGAATCTGATACTAGTGCTAATAACTCTCAACTCAATGAATGTACTGAACAAAAGCGTTTACGGACAGGCAGTATAAGTAGCGCTACAAGCAATGTTGCTGTTGATGATAATGTGAGGAATATGAATGATTTATCTTCAGCAAATGATGTGCAGGATGTCTCAAAAATCAGCTGTAGCAGAAAATGTGAGGAATCTTCTGACTCTGATGAACCATTGATCGAAGTGGCAGAAAAAGTAAGAAATTCAAAGGCCGGCAATGTTGCCAACTTTAACAATACTGAAGCAGCTATTCAGGCAACGCTGGTAAATTTAGCAGCGTCAGGAAAAATGGAGTTTTGCAATACATCCAGTTTAGATAAAAATACTCGCAATAGTCGAACCATAATACATCCAAGTA